One genomic region from Paraburkholderia azotifigens encodes:
- the imuA gene encoding translesion DNA synthesis-associated protein ImuA — MSAAASRAEEIHPSLWRASQLARGGRRTLDTGYPALSTELPGGGWPIGVLVDLLVQTPGVGEMRLLRPALSSLGERPIALVQPPHIPDGLGLDYIGLSLDQLLQVKAPKSADAFWSAEQILRAGTCGALILWAQHAQASSLRRLHLAAQSSETLFIMVRPLASAQDSSPALLRLALRPSADGLMVDIVKRRGPTRAEPLSIPLQPTPVLFSRHARLSRRPLAEVAARSLSTEVVA, encoded by the coding sequence ATGTCAGCCGCCGCTTCCCGTGCCGAAGAGATTCACCCATCGCTATGGCGAGCCTCGCAGCTCGCACGCGGAGGGCGGCGCACGCTCGATACCGGCTATCCCGCGCTATCCACCGAGTTGCCAGGCGGCGGCTGGCCGATTGGCGTGCTGGTTGATTTGCTGGTCCAAACCCCCGGCGTCGGTGAAATGCGGCTGTTGCGGCCTGCGCTGAGTTCATTGGGCGAGCGTCCCATCGCACTGGTGCAGCCACCACATATTCCGGATGGCTTGGGCCTCGATTACATCGGACTCTCGCTCGATCAACTGCTGCAAGTCAAAGCCCCCAAAAGCGCCGACGCCTTCTGGTCCGCCGAACAGATCCTGCGCGCCGGCACCTGCGGTGCGTTGATCCTGTGGGCGCAGCACGCGCAGGCGTCATCGCTGAGGCGTCTGCATCTGGCGGCGCAGTCGTCTGAGACGCTCTTCATCATGGTCCGGCCGCTAGCCTCGGCTCAGGACTCGTCGCCAGCTTTATTGCGACTGGCGTTACGACCTTCGGCCGATGGCCTGATGGTCGATATCGTGAAACGACGAGGCCCAACACGCGCGGAGCCTCTGTCGATTCCTCTTCAACCCACACCCGTTCTGTTTTCCCGTCATGCGCGTCTTTCTCGCCGTCCACTTGCCGAAGTTGCCGCTCGAAGTCTTTCGACCGAGGTGGTCGCCTGA
- a CDS encoding error-prone DNA polymerase, which yields MDTTFNVLPAYAELFCLSNFTFLHGASHAEELAERASQLGYSGLAITDECSLAGVVRAHVAAKEKGLPLVIGSYFRLRNADGTPAFGLILLAQNREGYGNLSELITLARTRAPKGEYRLTPHDLSRPDRENAHLRGMPDCLAILVPDFPANEEVLDAQIEWLDETFPGRAWVGLVLHQRAMDDIHRGSVEYVANKQNVPVVALGHVVMHVRSRKPLQDTMTAIRVGRPVHECGYELAPNAEQHLRSRLRIANLYPDHTVRETISVLSRCAFSLDQLRYEYPDELVPEGYTPTQYLRQETYIGAQQRFPSGIPFNVQEQIEHELALIADLGYEPYFLTVYDIVRYARSQHILCQGRGSAANSAVCYCLGVTEVDPARGNMLFERFISKERGEPPDIDVDFEHQRREEVIQYIYRKYGRDRAAIAAAVSTYRPRGALRETGKALGVDPQIVDVVAKSHHWFDTSHDLLKRFEESGLDPDKPLIQAWARLASQLLNFPRHLSQHSGGFVISRGKLTRLVPVENAAMADRSVIEWDKDDLEALGLLKVDVLALGMLSAIRRTLDLVAEQRGERFEMQDIPPEDKATYDMISNADTIGVFQIESRAQMSMLPRLRPQEFYDLVIEVAIVRPGPIQGGAVHPYLRRRQKLEPVSYPGDKLKIALERTLGVPIFQEQVMQVAILAAGFTPGEADQLRRAMAAWKRKGGLEKYYDRIVNGMRERGYEQSFAEAIFEQIKGFGEYGFPESHAASFALLVYASSWLKCHEPEAFLAAMLNSQPMGFYSPSQLVQDARRHGVIVLPVDVTVSGWDSALETVEGRARPAVRLGLSLLRGMKDGAAERIENARAVRPFRSVHDLARRAQLNRHDLHVLADANALTSLAGNRREALWHSVAAVPDKDMLAVAAIQDDTPELGAPSEAQDIVADYRSVGLTLGRHPLDLLRPVLLEQRLMPASALRNYRNGRLARGCGIVTVRQRPGTAKGVLFVTIEDETGNVNVIIWPSLLEKQRREALGASLLAVYGTWQCEGEVRHLVAQRLVDMSHLLGGLQSVSRDFH from the coding sequence ATGGATACGACGTTCAATGTTTTGCCGGCCTACGCCGAGCTGTTCTGCCTGTCGAACTTCACGTTTCTGCACGGCGCCTCGCATGCGGAGGAACTGGCCGAGCGCGCCTCCCAGCTCGGTTATTCCGGACTCGCCATCACCGATGAATGTTCGCTCGCGGGCGTCGTGCGTGCGCACGTCGCGGCGAAGGAAAAAGGCTTGCCGCTCGTCATCGGTTCGTACTTCCGGCTGCGCAATGCCGACGGTACGCCCGCGTTCGGGTTGATCCTGCTCGCGCAGAATCGCGAGGGCTACGGCAATCTGTCGGAGTTGATCACGCTTGCACGCACGCGCGCACCAAAGGGCGAATATCGGCTGACGCCGCACGATCTGTCGCGGCCCGATCGCGAGAACGCGCATCTGCGCGGCATGCCCGATTGCCTCGCGATCCTCGTGCCCGATTTCCCCGCGAATGAAGAGGTGCTCGACGCGCAGATCGAATGGCTCGACGAAACATTTCCGGGCCGCGCGTGGGTCGGGCTCGTGCTGCATCAGCGCGCAATGGACGACATTCATCGCGGCTCGGTCGAATATGTCGCGAACAAACAGAACGTGCCCGTCGTCGCATTGGGTCATGTCGTGATGCATGTGCGCTCGCGCAAACCGTTGCAGGACACGATGACGGCGATCCGCGTTGGCAGGCCGGTGCACGAATGCGGTTACGAACTCGCGCCGAATGCCGAGCAGCATTTGCGCTCGCGTTTGCGTATCGCGAATCTGTATCCCGATCACACGGTGCGCGAGACGATCAGCGTGCTATCCCGCTGCGCGTTTTCGCTCGATCAGCTTCGCTATGAATATCCCGACGAACTCGTGCCCGAGGGCTATACGCCGACTCAATATCTGCGGCAGGAAACGTACATCGGCGCGCAGCAGCGGTTTCCTTCGGGCATTCCGTTCAACGTGCAGGAGCAGATCGAACACGAACTCGCGCTGATCGCCGATCTCGGTTACGAGCCGTACTTTCTGACCGTCTACGACATCGTGCGTTATGCGCGCAGTCAGCACATCCTGTGTCAGGGACGCGGTTCGGCGGCCAATTCGGCCGTGTGCTATTGCCTGGGTGTGACAGAAGTCGATCCCGCGCGCGGCAACATGCTGTTCGAACGATTTATCTCGAAAGAGCGCGGAGAACCGCCAGACATCGACGTCGACTTCGAGCATCAGCGGCGCGAGGAAGTGATCCAGTACATCTATCGCAAGTACGGCCGCGACCGCGCGGCGATCGCGGCGGCCGTGTCGACATACCGGCCGCGCGGCGCGTTGCGTGAAACGGGCAAGGCGCTCGGCGTCGATCCGCAGATCGTCGATGTCGTCGCGAAGTCGCATCACTGGTTCGATACGAGTCACGATCTGCTCAAGCGCTTCGAAGAGTCGGGCCTCGATCCTGACAAGCCACTGATCCAGGCGTGGGCGCGGCTCGCTTCGCAGTTGCTGAATTTTCCGCGTCATCTGTCGCAGCACTCGGGCGGCTTCGTGATCAGCCGCGGCAAACTCACGCGGCTCGTGCCCGTCGAGAACGCGGCGATGGCCGACCGCTCGGTGATCGAGTGGGATAAGGACGATCTCGAAGCACTCGGTCTGCTGAAGGTCGACGTGCTCGCGCTCGGCATGCTGTCGGCGATCCGGCGCACGCTGGATCTCGTCGCGGAACAGCGCGGCGAGCGTTTCGAGATGCAGGACATTCCGCCCGAAGACAAAGCGACCTACGACATGATCTCGAACGCCGACACGATCGGCGTGTTCCAGATCGAATCGCGCGCGCAGATGAGCATGCTGCCGCGCTTGCGTCCGCAAGAATTCTACGACCTCGTGATCGAAGTCGCGATCGTACGGCCGGGGCCGATTCAGGGCGGAGCAGTGCATCCGTATCTGCGACGTCGGCAGAAACTCGAACCCGTCAGTTATCCGGGCGACAAGCTGAAGATCGCGCTCGAACGCACGCTCGGCGTGCCGATTTTCCAGGAGCAGGTGATGCAGGTCGCGATTCTCGCGGCGGGCTTCACGCCGGGCGAAGCGGATCAATTACGTCGTGCGATGGCCGCATGGAAGCGCAAGGGCGGGCTCGAAAAATACTATGACCGGATCGTCAACGGCATGCGCGAACGTGGCTACGAGCAGAGTTTCGCCGAAGCGATTTTCGAGCAGATCAAGGGCTTCGGCGAATACGGCTTTCCGGAGAGCCACGCGGCGAGTTTCGCGCTGCTGGTGTATGCGAGCAGCTGGCTGAAGTGCCACGAGCCCGAGGCGTTTCTCGCCGCGATGCTCAACAGCCAGCCGATGGGTTTCTATTCGCCGTCGCAACTCGTGCAGGATGCGCGGCGGCATGGCGTGATCGTGTTGCCTGTCGATGTGACGGTGAGCGGTTGGGACTCGGCGCTCGAAACGGTAGAGGGGCGTGCGCGTCCCGCCGTGCGCCTCGGGCTGTCGCTGTTGCGTGGCATGAAGGACGGCGCCGCCGAGCGTATCGAGAATGCGCGCGCCGTGCGGCCGTTCAGAAGCGTGCACGATCTCGCGCGCCGCGCGCAGCTCAACCGGCACGATCTGCATGTGCTCGCCGATGCAAACGCGCTGACTTCACTGGCGGGCAACCGGCGTGAAGCGCTGTGGCATTCGGTGGCCGCCGTGCCCGACAAGGACATGCTGGCCGTCGCCGCCATTCAGGACGACACGCCTGAGCTTGGTGCGCCGTCGGAGGCGCAGGATATCGTCGCCGATTATCGTTCGGTGGGACTGACGCTCGGCCGTCATCCGCTGGATCTGCTGCGGCCCGTGTTGCTGGAGCAGCGTCTGATGCCCGCATCGGCATTGCGCAACTATCGCAATGGCAGGCTCGCGCGCGGTTGCGGCATCGTCACGGTGCGGCAGCGTCCGGGCACGGCGAAGGGCGTGCTGTTCGTGACGATCGAAGACGAAACGGGCAACGTCAACGTGATCATCTGGCCGAGCCTGCTGGAGAAGCAGAGACGGGAAGCGCTCGGCGCGTCGTTGCTTGCCGTGTACGGCACGTGGCAATGCGAAGGCGAAGTGCGCCACCTGGTGGCGCAACGGCTCGTCGATATGTCGCATCTGCTGGGCGGCCTGCAATCGGTGAGCCGCGATTTCCACTGA
- a CDS encoding Y-family DNA polymerase: MRVFLAVHLPKLPLEVFRPRWSPEPEHGSVVLEKDKVTIADGAARAAGVRLGMKRGGVLTLSPETAMYERDIARESATQREVGVALMKFSPDVTLLDEATVLVEVGGSLRLFGGLLSLCREAKAILDALGLTARISAAPTGQGAWLLAKHGNRRVLQLASLERVLEPLPMLDVPEIRPFADWFGGLGCESIADVRRLPRAGLQRRCGEHLLDSLDRAFGTAPELFDWLELPPTFSARLELPDRLEHADGAVFAAHRLIVQLCGWLCAKQLAVTAITLSFEHERGREAIAPTSLDIALGEAAWREDHLLRLVKERLHRLTLEAPAIALRLDASKVDAAEPATDQLFPQPGGSPADHARLVELLIARNGEENVLRPAPTADYRPEIANRWLPVNHAEKKIQLPKGLPRPTWMLATPVRLLMREHRPFYGSPLKIASPGERIEAGWFDGALVTRDYFVMQGEDRSCYWVYRERVSSRDAEEEPRWFLHGLFG; encoded by the coding sequence ATGCGCGTCTTTCTCGCCGTCCACTTGCCGAAGTTGCCGCTCGAAGTCTTTCGACCGAGGTGGTCGCCTGAGCCCGAGCACGGCAGCGTCGTGCTGGAGAAAGACAAGGTTACGATCGCCGACGGCGCGGCCCGCGCAGCGGGCGTCCGGCTCGGAATGAAGCGCGGTGGCGTGCTGACGTTGTCGCCGGAAACAGCGATGTACGAACGCGATATCGCGCGCGAGAGCGCGACGCAGCGCGAAGTCGGCGTCGCGCTGATGAAATTTTCGCCCGACGTCACGTTGCTCGACGAAGCGACCGTGCTCGTCGAAGTCGGCGGCAGCTTGCGGCTTTTCGGCGGACTGTTATCGCTGTGCCGTGAGGCAAAGGCGATTCTCGACGCGCTCGGTCTGACGGCGCGCATCAGCGCCGCGCCGACGGGGCAGGGCGCATGGTTGCTGGCGAAGCACGGCAATCGCCGCGTGCTGCAACTCGCGTCGCTCGAACGCGTGCTCGAGCCGCTGCCGATGCTCGACGTGCCGGAGATCCGTCCATTTGCCGACTGGTTCGGCGGACTGGGCTGCGAATCGATCGCCGATGTGCGCCGTCTGCCGCGCGCCGGATTGCAGCGGCGGTGCGGCGAGCATCTGCTGGATTCGCTCGATCGTGCGTTCGGCACTGCGCCGGAACTGTTCGACTGGCTCGAGTTGCCGCCTACGTTCAGCGCGCGTCTCGAATTGCCCGATCGTCTGGAGCATGCGGACGGCGCGGTGTTTGCCGCGCATCGGCTGATCGTGCAGTTGTGCGGCTGGCTGTGCGCGAAGCAGCTGGCCGTGACGGCGATCACGCTGTCGTTCGAGCATGAGCGCGGTCGCGAAGCCATTGCGCCGACGTCGCTCGACATCGCGTTGGGCGAAGCCGCGTGGCGCGAAGATCATCTGCTGCGTCTCGTGAAGGAGCGGCTGCACCGCCTCACGCTGGAGGCGCCCGCGATCGCGTTGCGGCTCGATGCATCGAAGGTCGATGCGGCCGAGCCCGCGACCGATCAGCTTTTCCCCCAACCGGGCGGTTCGCCGGCGGATCATGCGCGGCTGGTCGAATTGCTGATCGCGCGCAATGGCGAAGAGAACGTGCTGCGTCCGGCGCCGACAGCCGACTACCGGCCCGAAATCGCGAACCGCTGGCTGCCCGTCAACCACGCAGAAAAGAAAATCCAGCTGCCCAAAGGCTTGCCGCGACCGACGTGGATGCTGGCGACGCCCGTGCGTCTGCTGATGCGCGAGCACCGGCCGTTTTACGGTTCGCCATTGAAGATCGCGTCGCCGGGCGAGCGGATCGAAGCGGGCTGGTTCGATGGTGCGCTCGTCACGCGCGACTATTTCGTCATGCAAGGCGAGGATCGCAGTTGCTACTGGGTTTATCGCGAGCGTGTCAGCAGCCGCGATGCCGAAGAGGAGCCGCGCTGGTTCCTGCACGGCCTGTTCGGATGA
- the cueR gene encoding Cu(I)-responsive transcriptional regulator has translation MNIGEAARASGVTAKMIRYYESVGLLAAKERTTAGYRVYGAQEVHSLRFIRQARRLGFLVEDIRKLLALWHDRSRASAEVKSIALEHVAELNRRIDELTEMRDTLTHLAEHCHGDDRPDCPIIESLAAADSSAAAPDCHGHCKTVPQR, from the coding sequence ATGAATATCGGTGAAGCGGCCCGCGCGTCGGGCGTGACGGCGAAGATGATCCGCTATTACGAGAGCGTGGGATTGCTCGCGGCGAAAGAGCGCACGACGGCGGGTTATCGCGTTTACGGCGCGCAGGAGGTTCATTCGCTGCGCTTTATCCGGCAGGCACGGCGGCTGGGGTTTCTGGTCGAGGACATCCGCAAGCTGCTCGCGCTGTGGCACGACCGGTCGCGCGCGAGCGCGGAGGTGAAGTCGATCGCGCTGGAGCATGTGGCCGAACTGAACCGCCGGATCGACGAACTCACCGAGATGCGCGACACGCTGACCCATCTCGCCGAGCATTGCCATGGCGACGACCGTCCGGATTGCCCGATCATCGAAAGCCTGGCGGCTGCTGATTCGTCGGCCGCTGCGCCGGATTGTCACGGCCATTGCAAAACAGTGCCGCAACGTTGA
- a CDS encoding heavy-metal-associated domain-containing protein, with the protein MSIEFKVEGMSCQHCVAAVTRAIQEQDAGAQVQVDLSAGKVAVQSDASVDTLKAAIDEAGYTVVGVAGN; encoded by the coding sequence ATGAGCATCGAATTCAAGGTAGAAGGCATGAGCTGTCAGCATTGCGTCGCGGCCGTCACGCGCGCCATCCAGGAACAGGACGCGGGCGCACAGGTTCAGGTCGATCTGTCGGCGGGCAAGGTCGCCGTCCAGTCGGACGCGTCCGTCGACACGCTCAAGGCCGCCATCGACGAAGCCGGCTATACGGTCGTCGGCGTCGCCGGCAATTGA
- a CDS encoding dTDP-4-dehydrorhamnose reductase family protein → MFKVVVIGASGLLGRAIVGELVQQRDWRLVQTTFSRQSQGSVRLDIRDAEAVAQFIERERPDAIVVAAAERRPDVCENDPALARALNVDAVRAIASAARQRGAWVLSISTDYVFDGKAPPYRDDATPSPINAYGRSKLEGERALAETTDLGCVLRLPLLFGPIVDWQESAVTSLVPAIAASARTSPEVKPAVMDAWAIRYPTYTLDVAVVVRQLLERHACGEPVCGTVQWSGDEPMTKHDIAQRLASALQIDAQLTPQHTPTDATPRPHNCHLDSARLEALGIGRRTPFDTAIREVFALFPWRG, encoded by the coding sequence ATGTTCAAGGTTGTCGTTATCGGCGCATCGGGTCTGCTGGGGCGCGCGATCGTCGGCGAACTCGTGCAGCAGCGGGACTGGCGGTTGGTCCAAACAACCTTCAGCCGCCAGAGCCAGGGCAGCGTACGGCTCGATATCCGCGATGCCGAAGCGGTCGCGCAGTTCATCGAGCGCGAGCGGCCCGATGCAATCGTCGTCGCGGCAGCCGAGCGGCGTCCGGACGTATGCGAAAACGATCCGGCGCTCGCGCGTGCGCTGAACGTGGACGCCGTGCGCGCGATTGCGTCGGCTGCGCGGCAGCGCGGCGCGTGGGTGCTGTCCATTTCCACAGACTACGTGTTCGACGGCAAAGCGCCGCCCTATCGTGACGACGCGACGCCGTCGCCGATCAACGCCTATGGCCGCAGCAAGCTCGAAGGCGAGCGGGCGCTTGCCGAAACGACGGATCTCGGCTGCGTGCTGCGCCTGCCGCTGCTGTTCGGGCCGATCGTCGACTGGCAGGAGTCGGCCGTGACGAGTCTCGTGCCCGCGATTGCCGCGTCGGCGCGTACGTCGCCGGAAGTGAAACCTGCCGTGATGGACGCATGGGCGATCCGCTATCCGACGTATACGCTCGATGTCGCCGTCGTCGTCCGTCAGTTGCTGGAGCGGCACGCGTGTGGCGAGCCGGTGTGCGGCACGGTGCAATGGTCCGGCGATGAGCCGATGACGAAGCACGACATCGCGCAACGTCTCGCGAGCGCCTTGCAGATCGACGCGCAACTGACACCGCAGCACACGCCGACGGACGCCACGCCGCGCCCGCACAACTGCCATCTCGACTCGGCGCGGCTCGAAGCACTCGGCATCGGCCGGCGCACGCCGTTCGATACGGCGATTCGTGAGGTTTTCGCGCTGTTTCCGTGGCGCGGTTAG
- a CDS encoding potassium channel beta subunit family protein has protein sequence MNYRRLGRSGLQVSELSIGSWVTYGNQVDRSAARESLAAARDAGVNFFDNAEVYAGGKSELIMGEALKELNWPRVSYIVSTKFFWGLNEAPNQYHTLNRKYLMNAIDSSLKRLQLDYVDLVFCHRPDPYTPVEETVWAMSDMITRGKALYWGTSEWSADEIRAAYEIAERHHLHKPVMEQPQYNLFHRRRVEQEYRRLYEDIGLGLTTWSPLASGLLTGKYRNGIPSGSRAELQGYDWLRKELTDSGKNNVVGQLGDLADELGCTVGQLALAWILTNPNVSTIITGASRVEQIAENMKAKDVAEQITPEIKEKIEAIVGDGYQ, from the coding sequence ATGAACTACCGACGTCTCGGCCGCTCCGGCCTGCAAGTCAGCGAGCTGTCCATCGGCTCATGGGTGACTTATGGCAATCAGGTGGATCGGAGCGCCGCTCGGGAATCACTGGCGGCCGCGCGCGACGCGGGCGTGAATTTCTTCGACAACGCCGAGGTCTATGCGGGCGGCAAGTCCGAGCTGATCATGGGCGAAGCGCTGAAGGAACTGAACTGGCCGCGCGTGAGCTATATCGTTTCGACAAAGTTCTTCTGGGGACTCAACGAAGCGCCCAACCAGTATCACACGCTCAACCGCAAGTATCTGATGAACGCGATCGACAGCTCGCTCAAGCGTCTGCAACTCGATTACGTGGATCTCGTGTTCTGTCATCGTCCTGACCCGTACACGCCCGTCGAAGAGACGGTGTGGGCGATGAGCGACATGATCACGCGCGGTAAAGCGCTCTACTGGGGCACGTCCGAATGGAGCGCCGACGAGATTCGCGCGGCGTACGAGATCGCCGAGCGTCATCATCTGCACAAACCGGTGATGGAGCAGCCGCAATACAACCTCTTCCATCGCCGACGCGTCGAGCAGGAATATCGACGGCTCTATGAAGACATCGGCCTGGGCCTGACAACATGGAGTCCGCTCGCGTCCGGTCTGCTCACGGGCAAATACCGCAACGGCATCCCCTCCGGCAGCCGCGCGGAACTGCAGGGCTACGACTGGCTGCGCAAGGAATTGACCGACTCGGGCAAGAACAACGTGGTCGGCCAGCTAGGCGATCTCGCGGACGAACTCGGCTGCACCGTCGGTCAACTGGCGCTCGCGTGGATCCTGACCAATCCGAACGTCAGCACAATCATCACGGGCGCGTCGCGCGTCGAGCAGATCGCGGAAAACATGAAGGCGAAGGACGTGGCCGAGCAGATCACGCCGGAGATCAAGGAGAAGATCGAAGCGATCGTCGGCGACGGCTATCAGTAA
- a CDS encoding DUF3563 family protein has translation MFAFLIEKLSNWFETAERSRREAYLAASSDIVQLEQRIRSLETSGYSL, from the coding sequence ATGTTTGCATTTTTGATCGAAAAGCTGAGCAACTGGTTTGAAACTGCTGAACGTAGCCGCCGTGAGGCTTACCTCGCAGCGTCGTCGGACATCGTCCAGCTCGAGCAACGCATCCGTTCGCTCGAAACCAGCGGCTACTCGCTGTAA
- a CDS encoding 23S rRNA (adenine(2030)-N(6))-methyltransferase RlmJ encodes MLSYRHAFHAGNHADVLKHAVVVQLLRYLGQKDKAYWYIDTHAGAGVYSLKEGYATKTAEFETGIARLWERKDLPPMLAEYVDEVSALNPDGELRYYPGSPYLAWRLMREQDRMRLFELHSTEIDVLRHNFRDAGRRAMLFAGDGFDGIKALLPPAPRRALVLVDPSYEDKRDYARTLTCVEECLKRFATGTYAVWYPQVTRPESQRFPEQLKRLQDKNWLHVSLTVSNPPSDGFGLFGSGMFILNPPYTLAKMLKETLPWLVATLGEDKAATFKIEHRGD; translated from the coding sequence ATGCTCAGTTACCGCCACGCTTTTCACGCAGGCAATCACGCCGATGTTCTGAAACACGCTGTCGTCGTGCAGTTGCTGCGCTATCTTGGACAAAAGGACAAGGCGTACTGGTATATCGACACGCACGCCGGTGCCGGCGTCTATTCGCTGAAGGAAGGTTACGCCACCAAGACAGCGGAGTTCGAAACGGGCATCGCGAGACTGTGGGAACGCAAAGACCTGCCGCCGATGCTGGCGGAGTACGTCGACGAAGTGTCGGCCCTGAACCCCGACGGTGAGTTGCGCTACTACCCCGGTTCACCATATCTCGCGTGGCGCCTGATGCGCGAGCAGGACCGGATGCGTCTGTTCGAACTGCACAGCACTGAAATCGATGTGCTGCGTCACAACTTTCGCGACGCGGGCCGTCGCGCGATGCTGTTCGCGGGCGACGGCTTCGACGGTATCAAGGCACTATTGCCGCCTGCGCCGCGCCGCGCGCTCGTGCTCGTCGATCCCTCTTATGAAGACAAGCGCGATTACGCGCGCACACTAACTTGCGTCGAAGAATGTCTGAAGCGTTTCGCGACGGGCACGTATGCCGTCTGGTATCCGCAGGTCACACGGCCGGAATCGCAGCGTTTTCCCGAGCAGTTGAAGCGGCTTCAGGACAAGAACTGGCTGCATGTCTCGTTGACCGTCAGCAATCCGCCTAGCGATGGCTTTGGACTGTTCGGCAGCGGCATGTTCATCCTGAATCCGCCCTACACGCTGGCGAAAATGCTGAAGGAAACATTGCCGTGGCTCGTCGCGACGCTCGGCGAGGACAAGGCCGCGACGTTCAAGATCGAACATCGCGGCGACTGA
- a CDS encoding ABC transporter substrate-binding protein, with the protein MRNLGLRHAASVCAALLVLATQSAIAKDTPEKPALTMAVGGLPGLYYLPVLTASQLGFFKDEGLDVTLEDFAGGSKALEAVVGGSADVGAGAYEHTIFMQAKGQHYRAFVLMGRAPQIAVAVTKSKVDTLKSLADFKGAKVGVSAPGSSTDLVLTVALRKAGVQRNEISVIGVGSGATVISAVSNGQVDALSNVDPMMTKLQRAGDIKILVDTRTVKGTQEVFGGTMPAATLYASDSFIQKNPKTTQALANAIVRADRWLQTASDADIVKMVPAAYLLNDKALYIDAFHNVREAYSPDGLMPADGPPTALRALASFDTRLDASKIDLKSTYTNDFARKAAEQVK; encoded by the coding sequence ATGCGTAATCTGGGGCTCCGCCATGCGGCGAGCGTGTGCGCGGCACTGCTCGTACTTGCGACGCAATCTGCCATCGCGAAGGACACGCCCGAAAAGCCAGCGCTCACAATGGCCGTCGGCGGCTTGCCGGGTCTCTACTATCTTCCTGTGCTGACCGCGTCCCAACTGGGCTTCTTCAAGGACGAGGGGCTCGATGTGACGCTCGAGGATTTCGCGGGCGGATCGAAGGCGCTGGAAGCGGTGGTCGGCGGAAGTGCCGATGTCGGCGCGGGCGCCTATGAGCACACCATCTTCATGCAGGCAAAAGGCCAGCACTATCGCGCGTTCGTGCTGATGGGCCGCGCGCCGCAGATCGCCGTTGCGGTGACGAAAAGCAAGGTCGATACGCTGAAATCGCTGGCCGATTTCAAAGGCGCGAAAGTGGGCGTCAGCGCGCCTGGTTCGTCGACCGATCTCGTGCTGACCGTCGCGCTGCGCAAGGCAGGCGTGCAACGCAACGAGATTTCAGTGATCGGCGTGGGAAGCGGCGCGACCGTGATATCCGCGGTGAGCAATGGGCAGGTCGATGCACTTTCGAACGTCGATCCGATGATGACGAAGCTGCAGCGCGCGGGCGATATCAAGATACTGGTCGATACGCGCACCGTGAAGGGCACGCAGGAAGTGTTCGGCGGAACGATGCCCGCGGCCACGTTGTACGCGTCGGACAGCTTCATCCAGAAAAATCCGAAGACGACTCAGGCCTTGGCGAACGCGATCGTACGCGCTGACCGCTGGCTTCAGACGGCGAGCGATGCCGACATCGTGAAGATGGTGCCAGCCGCGTATCTGCTCAACGACAAGGCGCTGTACATCGACGCCTTTCACAATGTCCGCGAAGCCTATTCGCCGGATGGCCTGATGCCTGCTGACGGTCCGCCGACGGCGCTGCGCGCGCTCGCTTCGTTCGATACGCGACTCGACGCGTCGAAGATCGATCTGAAATCGACCTACACGAACGACTTTGCGCGCAAGGCAGCCGAGCAGGTCAAGTAA